A genomic window from Maylandia zebra isolate NMK-2024a linkage group LG20, Mzebra_GT3a, whole genome shotgun sequence includes:
- the LOC101479216 gene encoding uncharacterized protein LOC101479216 isoform X1, translating into MEGRVICVGETYPRLLRAGDEGNMSFSSTCKNINVLPSSREQISDSAGMIVSQGGCFTHEHGEVLGSELGLMEMTEVDCSHLQHLLQAHVEAQSEFPDVRCHLSTVMVKEQATSTVISPFRSAQAIDLSTSNEDHCIVMPGEKTPVSYGEVPGFVLARIRAEESPAEPFTSDKKSVQNRTRPAARVCLEKRFSAMCAETTRQQDIQSAVLSNFLTILQQSAEVQETVTHPPKQKWVKMDRANSFGVSSSYIEGVYGPVTNTCGQVMIPKSVLNFHPAEELPLVNLEKDAVIPAAVIPKAAKAGPDSAGEPQSSRRKIARSSMLLSQRRERHNSKERERRKRIRLCCDELNTLVPFCDSETDKVTTLQWTTAFLRYITKTYGDTFKEEFQKVFAHERERFGKSSSGQDPVHHRMDETLSSISLAAEQ; encoded by the exons ATGGAAGGTAGGGTCATTTGTGTGGGGGAAACCTATCCCAGGTTGCTCAGAGCAGGAGATGAG GGAAATATGTCCTTTTCTTCAACCTGTAAAAACATCAATGTGTTACCTTCATCGAGAGAACAGATAAGTGACTCTGCTGGAATGATTGTGAGTCAAGGTGGATGCTTTACCCATGAACATGGGGAGGTATTGGGCAGTGAGCTTGGGCTGATGGAGATGACAGAGGTTGACTGTTCTCACCTTCAGCATCTTCTCCAAGCCCATGTGGAGGCACAGTCAGAGTTTCCAGATGTCAGATGTCACCTCTCTACAGTGATGGTCAAAGAACAGGCCACATCCACAGTGATTTCTCCCTTCAGAAGCGCTCAGGCTATTGATCTATCAACTTCAAATGAAGACCACTGTATAGTAATGCCTGGAGAAAAGACACCAGTGTCTTATGGAGAGGTGCCAGGTTTTGTGCTGGCCAGAATTAGAGCTGAAGAAAGCCCAGCTGAACCTTTTACCAGTGACAAGAAGTCTGTACAGAATCGCACCAGACCAGCTGCTAGAGTTTGCTTAGAGAAAAGATTTAGCGCCATGTGTGCTGAAACCACAAGACAACAAGATATACAGTCTGCAGTTCTCAGCAA ttttttgaCAATACTTCAGCAGTCTGCAGAGGTTCAAGAGACAGTCACGCATCCTCCAAAGCAGAAGTGGGTGAAAATGGACAGAGCAAATTCTTTTGGGGTGTCTAGTTCATATATAGAGGGTGTTTATGGCCCAGTCACCAACACGTGTGGACAG GTTATGATCCCCAAGAGCGTTTTAAATTTTCACCCAGCAGAAGAGCTGCCTTTGGTTAATCTAGAAA AGGATGCGGTGATACCTGCTGCGGTGATACCCAAAGCTGCTAAAGCCGGCCCAGACTCTGCTGGAGAGCcacagagcagcaggaggaaaaTTGCTAGATCTAGTATGTTGCTCAGCCAGCGCCGGGAGAGACACAACAGTAAGGAGAGGGAGCGCAG GAAGAGGATTCGTTTGTGCTGTGATGAACTGAACACGTTGGTGCCGTTCTGTGACTCGGAGACGGACAAAGTCACCACCCTGCAGTGGACCACAGCTTTCCTGAGATACATTACTAAAACGTATGGAGACACTTTTAAAGAG GAGTTCCAGAAAGTCTTCGCTCATGAGAGAGAACGCTTTGGTAAGTCCAGCTCAGGTCAGGACCCAGTGCACCACAGGATGGATGAGACACTGAGCAGCATTTCCCTGGCAGCAGAGCAGTGA
- the LOC101479216 gene encoding uncharacterized protein LOC101479216 isoform X2, giving the protein MSFSSTCKNINVLPSSREQISDSAGMIVSQGGCFTHEHGEVLGSELGLMEMTEVDCSHLQHLLQAHVEAQSEFPDVRCHLSTVMVKEQATSTVISPFRSAQAIDLSTSNEDHCIVMPGEKTPVSYGEVPGFVLARIRAEESPAEPFTSDKKSVQNRTRPAARVCLEKRFSAMCAETTRQQDIQSAVLSNFLTILQQSAEVQETVTHPPKQKWVKMDRANSFGVSSSYIEGVYGPVTNTCGQVMIPKSVLNFHPAEELPLVNLEKDAVIPAAVIPKAAKAGPDSAGEPQSSRRKIARSSMLLSQRRERHNSKERERRKRIRLCCDELNTLVPFCDSETDKVTTLQWTTAFLRYITKTYGDTFKEEFQKVFAHERERFGKSSSGQDPVHHRMDETLSSISLAAEQ; this is encoded by the exons ATGTCCTTTTCTTCAACCTGTAAAAACATCAATGTGTTACCTTCATCGAGAGAACAGATAAGTGACTCTGCTGGAATGATTGTGAGTCAAGGTGGATGCTTTACCCATGAACATGGGGAGGTATTGGGCAGTGAGCTTGGGCTGATGGAGATGACAGAGGTTGACTGTTCTCACCTTCAGCATCTTCTCCAAGCCCATGTGGAGGCACAGTCAGAGTTTCCAGATGTCAGATGTCACCTCTCTACAGTGATGGTCAAAGAACAGGCCACATCCACAGTGATTTCTCCCTTCAGAAGCGCTCAGGCTATTGATCTATCAACTTCAAATGAAGACCACTGTATAGTAATGCCTGGAGAAAAGACACCAGTGTCTTATGGAGAGGTGCCAGGTTTTGTGCTGGCCAGAATTAGAGCTGAAGAAAGCCCAGCTGAACCTTTTACCAGTGACAAGAAGTCTGTACAGAATCGCACCAGACCAGCTGCTAGAGTTTGCTTAGAGAAAAGATTTAGCGCCATGTGTGCTGAAACCACAAGACAACAAGATATACAGTCTGCAGTTCTCAGCAA ttttttgaCAATACTTCAGCAGTCTGCAGAGGTTCAAGAGACAGTCACGCATCCTCCAAAGCAGAAGTGGGTGAAAATGGACAGAGCAAATTCTTTTGGGGTGTCTAGTTCATATATAGAGGGTGTTTATGGCCCAGTCACCAACACGTGTGGACAG GTTATGATCCCCAAGAGCGTTTTAAATTTTCACCCAGCAGAAGAGCTGCCTTTGGTTAATCTAGAAA AGGATGCGGTGATACCTGCTGCGGTGATACCCAAAGCTGCTAAAGCCGGCCCAGACTCTGCTGGAGAGCcacagagcagcaggaggaaaaTTGCTAGATCTAGTATGTTGCTCAGCCAGCGCCGGGAGAGACACAACAGTAAGGAGAGGGAGCGCAG GAAGAGGATTCGTTTGTGCTGTGATGAACTGAACACGTTGGTGCCGTTCTGTGACTCGGAGACGGACAAAGTCACCACCCTGCAGTGGACCACAGCTTTCCTGAGATACATTACTAAAACGTATGGAGACACTTTTAAAGAG GAGTTCCAGAAAGTCTTCGCTCATGAGAGAGAACGCTTTGGTAAGTCCAGCTCAGGTCAGGACCCAGTGCACCACAGGATGGATGAGACACTGAGCAGCATTTCCCTGGCAGCAGAGCAGTGA
- the LOC101479216 gene encoding uncharacterized protein LOC101479216 isoform X3, protein MEGRVICVGETYPRLLRAGDEGNMSFSSTCKNINVLPSSREQISDSAGMIHLLQAHVEAQSEFPDVRCHLSTVMVKEQATSTVISPFRSAQAIDLSTSNEDHCIVMPGEKTPVSYGEVPGFVLARIRAEESPAEPFTSDKKSVQNRTRPAARVCLEKRFSAMCAETTRQQDIQSAVLSNFLTILQQSAEVQETVTHPPKQKWVKMDRANSFGVSSSYIEGVYGPVTNTCGQVMIPKSVLNFHPAEELPLVNLEKDAVIPAAVIPKAAKAGPDSAGEPQSSRRKIARSSMLLSQRRERHNSKERERRKRIRLCCDELNTLVPFCDSETDKVTTLQWTTAFLRYITKTYGDTFKEEFQKVFAHERERFGKSSSGQDPVHHRMDETLSSISLAAEQ, encoded by the exons ATGGAAGGTAGGGTCATTTGTGTGGGGGAAACCTATCCCAGGTTGCTCAGAGCAGGAGATGAG GGAAATATGTCCTTTTCTTCAACCTGTAAAAACATCAATGTGTTACCTTCATCGAGAGAACAGATAAGTGACTCTGCTGGAATGATT CATCTTCTCCAAGCCCATGTGGAGGCACAGTCAGAGTTTCCAGATGTCAGATGTCACCTCTCTACAGTGATGGTCAAAGAACAGGCCACATCCACAGTGATTTCTCCCTTCAGAAGCGCTCAGGCTATTGATCTATCAACTTCAAATGAAGACCACTGTATAGTAATGCCTGGAGAAAAGACACCAGTGTCTTATGGAGAGGTGCCAGGTTTTGTGCTGGCCAGAATTAGAGCTGAAGAAAGCCCAGCTGAACCTTTTACCAGTGACAAGAAGTCTGTACAGAATCGCACCAGACCAGCTGCTAGAGTTTGCTTAGAGAAAAGATTTAGCGCCATGTGTGCTGAAACCACAAGACAACAAGATATACAGTCTGCAGTTCTCAGCAA ttttttgaCAATACTTCAGCAGTCTGCAGAGGTTCAAGAGACAGTCACGCATCCTCCAAAGCAGAAGTGGGTGAAAATGGACAGAGCAAATTCTTTTGGGGTGTCTAGTTCATATATAGAGGGTGTTTATGGCCCAGTCACCAACACGTGTGGACAG GTTATGATCCCCAAGAGCGTTTTAAATTTTCACCCAGCAGAAGAGCTGCCTTTGGTTAATCTAGAAA AGGATGCGGTGATACCTGCTGCGGTGATACCCAAAGCTGCTAAAGCCGGCCCAGACTCTGCTGGAGAGCcacagagcagcaggaggaaaaTTGCTAGATCTAGTATGTTGCTCAGCCAGCGCCGGGAGAGACACAACAGTAAGGAGAGGGAGCGCAG GAAGAGGATTCGTTTGTGCTGTGATGAACTGAACACGTTGGTGCCGTTCTGTGACTCGGAGACGGACAAAGTCACCACCCTGCAGTGGACCACAGCTTTCCTGAGATACATTACTAAAACGTATGGAGACACTTTTAAAGAG GAGTTCCAGAAAGTCTTCGCTCATGAGAGAGAACGCTTTGGTAAGTCCAGCTCAGGTCAGGACCCAGTGCACCACAGGATGGATGAGACACTGAGCAGCATTTCCCTGGCAGCAGAGCAGTGA
- the LOC101479216 gene encoding uncharacterized protein LOC101479216 isoform X4: MSFSSTCKNINVLPSSREQISDSAGMIHLLQAHVEAQSEFPDVRCHLSTVMVKEQATSTVISPFRSAQAIDLSTSNEDHCIVMPGEKTPVSYGEVPGFVLARIRAEESPAEPFTSDKKSVQNRTRPAARVCLEKRFSAMCAETTRQQDIQSAVLSNFLTILQQSAEVQETVTHPPKQKWVKMDRANSFGVSSSYIEGVYGPVTNTCGQVMIPKSVLNFHPAEELPLVNLEKDAVIPAAVIPKAAKAGPDSAGEPQSSRRKIARSSMLLSQRRERHNSKERERRKRIRLCCDELNTLVPFCDSETDKVTTLQWTTAFLRYITKTYGDTFKEEFQKVFAHERERFGKSSSGQDPVHHRMDETLSSISLAAEQ, from the exons ATGTCCTTTTCTTCAACCTGTAAAAACATCAATGTGTTACCTTCATCGAGAGAACAGATAAGTGACTCTGCTGGAATGATT CATCTTCTCCAAGCCCATGTGGAGGCACAGTCAGAGTTTCCAGATGTCAGATGTCACCTCTCTACAGTGATGGTCAAAGAACAGGCCACATCCACAGTGATTTCTCCCTTCAGAAGCGCTCAGGCTATTGATCTATCAACTTCAAATGAAGACCACTGTATAGTAATGCCTGGAGAAAAGACACCAGTGTCTTATGGAGAGGTGCCAGGTTTTGTGCTGGCCAGAATTAGAGCTGAAGAAAGCCCAGCTGAACCTTTTACCAGTGACAAGAAGTCTGTACAGAATCGCACCAGACCAGCTGCTAGAGTTTGCTTAGAGAAAAGATTTAGCGCCATGTGTGCTGAAACCACAAGACAACAAGATATACAGTCTGCAGTTCTCAGCAA ttttttgaCAATACTTCAGCAGTCTGCAGAGGTTCAAGAGACAGTCACGCATCCTCCAAAGCAGAAGTGGGTGAAAATGGACAGAGCAAATTCTTTTGGGGTGTCTAGTTCATATATAGAGGGTGTTTATGGCCCAGTCACCAACACGTGTGGACAG GTTATGATCCCCAAGAGCGTTTTAAATTTTCACCCAGCAGAAGAGCTGCCTTTGGTTAATCTAGAAA AGGATGCGGTGATACCTGCTGCGGTGATACCCAAAGCTGCTAAAGCCGGCCCAGACTCTGCTGGAGAGCcacagagcagcaggaggaaaaTTGCTAGATCTAGTATGTTGCTCAGCCAGCGCCGGGAGAGACACAACAGTAAGGAGAGGGAGCGCAG GAAGAGGATTCGTTTGTGCTGTGATGAACTGAACACGTTGGTGCCGTTCTGTGACTCGGAGACGGACAAAGTCACCACCCTGCAGTGGACCACAGCTTTCCTGAGATACATTACTAAAACGTATGGAGACACTTTTAAAGAG GAGTTCCAGAAAGTCTTCGCTCATGAGAGAGAACGCTTTGGTAAGTCCAGCTCAGGTCAGGACCCAGTGCACCACAGGATGGATGAGACACTGAGCAGCATTTCCCTGGCAGCAGAGCAGTGA
- the LOC101479216 gene encoding uncharacterized protein LOC101479216 isoform X5 — MEGRVICVGETYPRLLRAGDEHLLQAHVEAQSEFPDVRCHLSTVMVKEQATSTVISPFRSAQAIDLSTSNEDHCIVMPGEKTPVSYGEVPGFVLARIRAEESPAEPFTSDKKSVQNRTRPAARVCLEKRFSAMCAETTRQQDIQSAVLSNFLTILQQSAEVQETVTHPPKQKWVKMDRANSFGVSSSYIEGVYGPVTNTCGQVMIPKSVLNFHPAEELPLVNLEKDAVIPAAVIPKAAKAGPDSAGEPQSSRRKIARSSMLLSQRRERHNSKERERRKRIRLCCDELNTLVPFCDSETDKVTTLQWTTAFLRYITKTYGDTFKEEFQKVFAHERERFGKSSSGQDPVHHRMDETLSSISLAAEQ; from the exons ATGGAAGGTAGGGTCATTTGTGTGGGGGAAACCTATCCCAGGTTGCTCAGAGCAGGAGATGAG CATCTTCTCCAAGCCCATGTGGAGGCACAGTCAGAGTTTCCAGATGTCAGATGTCACCTCTCTACAGTGATGGTCAAAGAACAGGCCACATCCACAGTGATTTCTCCCTTCAGAAGCGCTCAGGCTATTGATCTATCAACTTCAAATGAAGACCACTGTATAGTAATGCCTGGAGAAAAGACACCAGTGTCTTATGGAGAGGTGCCAGGTTTTGTGCTGGCCAGAATTAGAGCTGAAGAAAGCCCAGCTGAACCTTTTACCAGTGACAAGAAGTCTGTACAGAATCGCACCAGACCAGCTGCTAGAGTTTGCTTAGAGAAAAGATTTAGCGCCATGTGTGCTGAAACCACAAGACAACAAGATATACAGTCTGCAGTTCTCAGCAA ttttttgaCAATACTTCAGCAGTCTGCAGAGGTTCAAGAGACAGTCACGCATCCTCCAAAGCAGAAGTGGGTGAAAATGGACAGAGCAAATTCTTTTGGGGTGTCTAGTTCATATATAGAGGGTGTTTATGGCCCAGTCACCAACACGTGTGGACAG GTTATGATCCCCAAGAGCGTTTTAAATTTTCACCCAGCAGAAGAGCTGCCTTTGGTTAATCTAGAAA AGGATGCGGTGATACCTGCTGCGGTGATACCCAAAGCTGCTAAAGCCGGCCCAGACTCTGCTGGAGAGCcacagagcagcaggaggaaaaTTGCTAGATCTAGTATGTTGCTCAGCCAGCGCCGGGAGAGACACAACAGTAAGGAGAGGGAGCGCAG GAAGAGGATTCGTTTGTGCTGTGATGAACTGAACACGTTGGTGCCGTTCTGTGACTCGGAGACGGACAAAGTCACCACCCTGCAGTGGACCACAGCTTTCCTGAGATACATTACTAAAACGTATGGAGACACTTTTAAAGAG GAGTTCCAGAAAGTCTTCGCTCATGAGAGAGAACGCTTTGGTAAGTCCAGCTCAGGTCAGGACCCAGTGCACCACAGGATGGATGAGACACTGAGCAGCATTTCCCTGGCAGCAGAGCAGTGA